From Odontesthes bonariensis isolate fOdoBon6 chromosome 21, fOdoBon6.hap1, whole genome shotgun sequence, a single genomic window includes:
- the LOC142370863 gene encoding choline transporter-like protein 2 isoform X4 — MELEEKPKYGEPRKYDPTFKGPIQNRGCTDIVCCILFVLAVLGYIAVGILAWSQGDPRKVIYPTDSRGQFCGQVGTPLENKRLLFYFNIMKCASPMVLLEFQCPTTQMCVEKCPEKFMTLIKASANQKDFDYYKNFCKEGVTRSMGTPAILRAGLCPAMLMPSRPFTRRCFPALGLKGGVITVGNDSHFDDGTGTMRNAKDLVDGVKNATVVIEARQVVMKIFEDYTQSWYWILIGLVIAMLTSLLFIVLLRFLAGIMVWIMIALVILVLGYGIFHCYMEYASLKGEAGSNVTIQDLGFQTDFSVYLQIRQTWLAFMIILAIVEVIIILLLIFLRKRILIAIALIKEASRAVGHVMCSLLYPLFTFLLLAVVIAYWAVTAVFLSTSNEPIYKVFNETACEHSRTTCEPANYSTSSMKAQCPDSECLFAFYGGETAYHKYLIGLQFYNVFLFFWCANFVTALGQMTLAGAFASYYWAFVKPDDMPAFPVFSSLGRSLRYHTGSLAFGSLILSIIQIIRVFLEYVDHKLKGAENKFAKFLLCCLKCCFWCLEKFIKFLNRNAYIMVAIYGKNFCTSAKDAFFLLMRNMIRVAVLDKVTDFLLFLGKLLIVGLVGVFAFFFFSGRVKAFEDTAPNLHYYWVPILTVVVGSYLIAHGFFSVYAMCVDTLFLCFLEDLERNDGSAERPYLMPESLRKVLNKKNKAEPAQ; from the exons GCGAGCCGAGGAAGTACGATCCCACCTTCAAGGGTCCAATCCAGAACAG GGGCTGCACGGACATCGTCTGCTGCATCCTCTTTGTTCTCGCCGTCCTGGGTTACATTGCAGTGGGAATTCTGG CCTGGTCCCAGGGCGACCCCAGGAAGGTGATCTACCCCACAGACAGTCGCGGCCAGTTCTGCGGGCAGGTCGGCACCCCGCTTGA GAACAAGCGCCTGCTGTTCTACTTCAACATCATGAAGTGCGCCAGTCCCATGGTGCTGCTGGAGTTCCAGTGTCCGACCACACAG ATGTGCGTGGAGAAATGCCCCGAGAAGTTCATGACTTTAATCAAAGCCTCCGCCAACCAAAAGGACTTTGACTACTATAAAAACTTCTGCAAGGAGGGTGTGACTAGATCAATG GGTACACCAGCAATCCTCAGAGCGGGTCTCTGTCCTGCTATGTTGATGCCCAGCAGGCCTT TCACCCGTAGGTGCTTCCCAGCCTTGGGCCTGAAAGGAGGTGTGATAACCGTGGGAAACGACTCTCATTTCGACGATGGAACCGGAACCATGAGAAACGCCAAGGACCTTGTGGACGGAGTAAA GAACGCCACTGTGGTTATTGAGGCTCGTCAGGTGGTGATGAAGATCTTTGAGGATTACACACAGTCCTGGTACTGGATCCTCAT AGGGCTGGTTATCGCCATGCTCACCAGCCTGCTCTTCATCGTCCTCCTGCGCTTCCTGGCGGGCATCATGGTGTGGATCATGATTGCCTTGGTGATTCTGGTGCTCGGCTACG GCATCTTCCACTGCTACATGGAGTACGCTTCCCTTAAAGGGGAAGCTGGCTCCAACGTGACCATACAGGATCTGGGCTTCCAGACGGACTTCAGCGTCTACCTGCAGATCAGACAGACCTGGCTGGCCTTCA TGATTATCCTGGCCATCGTGGAGGTCATCATCATCCTGCTGCTCATCTTCCTGAGGAAGAGGATCCTCATCGCCATTGCTCTCATTAAAGAAGCCAGCAG AGCCGTCGGGCACGTGATGTGCTCTCTCCTCTACCCGCTGTTCACCTTCCTCCTCCTGGCCGTGGTCATCGCCTACTGGGCAGTAACTGCTGT TTTCTTGTCTACCTCCAATGAGCCCATCTACAAAGTGTTCAACGAGACGGCGTGCGAGCACTCCAGAACGACTTGTGAACCGGCT AACTACTCGACGAGCTCCATGAAAGCGCAGTGCCCCGACTCGGAGTGCCTTTTCGCCTTCTACGGCGGCGAGACTGCTTACCACAAGTACCTGATCGGCCTGCAGTTCTACAacgtgtttctcttcttctggtGTGCCAACTTTGTCACGGCTCTGGGACAGATGACCTTAGCCGGGGCGTTTGCCTCTTATTACTGGGCCTTCGTCAAGCCAGACGACATGCCTGCTTTCCCTGTGTTTTCTTCCCTGGGGAGATCTCTCAG GTACCACACAGGGAGTCTGGCATTCGGCTCGCTCATCCTCTCAATCATTCAGATCATCAGGGTTTTTCTGGAGTATGTGGACCACAAGCTCAAAG GAGCCGAGAACAAGTTTGCCAAATTCCTGCTGTGCTGCCTGAAGTGCTGCTTCTGGTGTCTGGAGAAATTCATCAAGTTCCTGAACAGAAACGCCTACATCATG GTGGCGATATATGGCAAAAACTTCTGCACATCTGCCAAAGATGCCTTCTTCCTCCTCATGAGGAACATGATCAG AGTGGCCGTCTTGGATAAAGTGACGGATTTCCTCTTATTTTTGGGCAAACTGCTCATCGTTGGGCTTGTGG GagtctttgctttctttttcttctccggGAGAGTGAAGGCCTTTGAGGACACGGCGCCAAACCTCCACTACTACTGGGTTCCCATCCTG ACTGTGGTGGTCGGATCATACCTCATCGCCCATGGATTCTTCAGTGTCTACGCCATGTGTGTGGACACGCTGTTCCTCTGTTTCT
- the LOC142370863 gene encoding choline transporter-like protein 2 isoform X3 has product MPEDGEFYGKHGEPRKYDPTFKGPIQNRGCTDIVCCILFVLAVLGYIAVGILAWSQGDPRKVIYPTDSRGQFCGQVGTPLENKRLLFYFNIMKCASPMVLLEFQCPTTQMCVEKCPEKFMTLIKASANQKDFDYYKNFCKEGVTRSMGTPAILRAGLCPAMLMPSRPFTRRCFPALGLKGGVITVGNDSHFDDGTGTMRNAKDLVDGVKNATVVIEARQVVMKIFEDYTQSWYWILIGLVIAMLTSLLFIVLLRFLAGIMVWIMIALVILVLGYGIFHCYMEYASLKGEAGSNVTIQDLGFQTDFSVYLQIRQTWLAFMIILAIVEVIIILLLIFLRKRILIAIALIKEASRAVGHVMCSLLYPLFTFLLLAVVIAYWAVTAVFLSTSNEPIYKVFNETACEHSRTTCEPANYSTSSMKAQCPDSECLFAFYGGETAYHKYLIGLQFYNVFLFFWCANFVTALGQMTLAGAFASYYWAFVKPDDMPAFPVFSSLGRSLRYHTGSLAFGSLILSIIQIIRVFLEYVDHKLKGAENKFAKFLLCCLKCCFWCLEKFIKFLNRNAYIMVAIYGKNFCTSAKDAFFLLMRNMIRVAVLDKVTDFLLFLGKLLIVGLVGVFAFFFFSGRVKAFEDTAPNLHYYWVPILTVVVGSYLIAHGFFSVYAMCVDTLFLCFLEDLERNDGSAERPYLMPESLRKVLNKKNKAEPAQ; this is encoded by the exons GCGAGCCGAGGAAGTACGATCCCACCTTCAAGGGTCCAATCCAGAACAG GGGCTGCACGGACATCGTCTGCTGCATCCTCTTTGTTCTCGCCGTCCTGGGTTACATTGCAGTGGGAATTCTGG CCTGGTCCCAGGGCGACCCCAGGAAGGTGATCTACCCCACAGACAGTCGCGGCCAGTTCTGCGGGCAGGTCGGCACCCCGCTTGA GAACAAGCGCCTGCTGTTCTACTTCAACATCATGAAGTGCGCCAGTCCCATGGTGCTGCTGGAGTTCCAGTGTCCGACCACACAG ATGTGCGTGGAGAAATGCCCCGAGAAGTTCATGACTTTAATCAAAGCCTCCGCCAACCAAAAGGACTTTGACTACTATAAAAACTTCTGCAAGGAGGGTGTGACTAGATCAATG GGTACACCAGCAATCCTCAGAGCGGGTCTCTGTCCTGCTATGTTGATGCCCAGCAGGCCTT TCACCCGTAGGTGCTTCCCAGCCTTGGGCCTGAAAGGAGGTGTGATAACCGTGGGAAACGACTCTCATTTCGACGATGGAACCGGAACCATGAGAAACGCCAAGGACCTTGTGGACGGAGTAAA GAACGCCACTGTGGTTATTGAGGCTCGTCAGGTGGTGATGAAGATCTTTGAGGATTACACACAGTCCTGGTACTGGATCCTCAT AGGGCTGGTTATCGCCATGCTCACCAGCCTGCTCTTCATCGTCCTCCTGCGCTTCCTGGCGGGCATCATGGTGTGGATCATGATTGCCTTGGTGATTCTGGTGCTCGGCTACG GCATCTTCCACTGCTACATGGAGTACGCTTCCCTTAAAGGGGAAGCTGGCTCCAACGTGACCATACAGGATCTGGGCTTCCAGACGGACTTCAGCGTCTACCTGCAGATCAGACAGACCTGGCTGGCCTTCA TGATTATCCTGGCCATCGTGGAGGTCATCATCATCCTGCTGCTCATCTTCCTGAGGAAGAGGATCCTCATCGCCATTGCTCTCATTAAAGAAGCCAGCAG AGCCGTCGGGCACGTGATGTGCTCTCTCCTCTACCCGCTGTTCACCTTCCTCCTCCTGGCCGTGGTCATCGCCTACTGGGCAGTAACTGCTGT TTTCTTGTCTACCTCCAATGAGCCCATCTACAAAGTGTTCAACGAGACGGCGTGCGAGCACTCCAGAACGACTTGTGAACCGGCT AACTACTCGACGAGCTCCATGAAAGCGCAGTGCCCCGACTCGGAGTGCCTTTTCGCCTTCTACGGCGGCGAGACTGCTTACCACAAGTACCTGATCGGCCTGCAGTTCTACAacgtgtttctcttcttctggtGTGCCAACTTTGTCACGGCTCTGGGACAGATGACCTTAGCCGGGGCGTTTGCCTCTTATTACTGGGCCTTCGTCAAGCCAGACGACATGCCTGCTTTCCCTGTGTTTTCTTCCCTGGGGAGATCTCTCAG GTACCACACAGGGAGTCTGGCATTCGGCTCGCTCATCCTCTCAATCATTCAGATCATCAGGGTTTTTCTGGAGTATGTGGACCACAAGCTCAAAG GAGCCGAGAACAAGTTTGCCAAATTCCTGCTGTGCTGCCTGAAGTGCTGCTTCTGGTGTCTGGAGAAATTCATCAAGTTCCTGAACAGAAACGCCTACATCATG GTGGCGATATATGGCAAAAACTTCTGCACATCTGCCAAAGATGCCTTCTTCCTCCTCATGAGGAACATGATCAG AGTGGCCGTCTTGGATAAAGTGACGGATTTCCTCTTATTTTTGGGCAAACTGCTCATCGTTGGGCTTGTGG GagtctttgctttctttttcttctccggGAGAGTGAAGGCCTTTGAGGACACGGCGCCAAACCTCCACTACTACTGGGTTCCCATCCTG ACTGTGGTGGTCGGATCATACCTCATCGCCCATGGATTCTTCAGTGTCTACGCCATGTGTGTGGACACGCTGTTCCTCTGTTTCT